The Sebastes fasciatus isolate fSebFas1 chromosome 4, fSebFas1.pri, whole genome shotgun sequence genome window below encodes:
- the hsbp1b gene encoding heat shock factor-binding protein 1b gives MSETDPKSVQDLTNVVQTLLQQMQDKFQTMSDQIIGRIDEMSTRIDDLEKNIADLMTQAGVEEIEAGPEKAKEGQGS, from the exons ATGTCTGAGACGGATCCCAAGTCGGTGCAGGACCTCACTAACGTG GTCCAGACACTGCTGCAACAGATGCAGGACAAGTTCCAGACCATGTCAGACCAGATCATCGGGAGGA TCGATGAGATGAGCACGCGCATTGATGACTTGGAGAAAAACATCGCCGACCTGATGACCCAGGCTGGTGTCGAAGAGATCGAGGCAGGGCCGGAAAAGGCTAAAGAGGGTCAAGGCTCATAA